The DNA segment TGGGGATCTACTTCGCGCATCAGTTGCCGGAAAAGGTGCTGATGATCCTGTTCAGCCTGCTGATGGTCATGGTCGCCTGGCGCATGTTCAGAAAAGAGCGTCAGCAAGCGGGGCCGAGCGATCACGGTCATGCCAGTTGGGGCCAGAAGAACTGCATGCTCAACGAGCAGACCGGGCGTTTCGACTGGACTGCCAAATGCACCGCGACGCTGGCCGCGTTGGGCGCAGTCACCGGGGTGGTCTCGGGCTTGCTCGGGGTCGGAGGCGGCTTCCTGATCGTGCCGGCATTCAAGCAACTGACCGACGTGCAGATGCGCGGCATCGTCGCCACATCGTTGATGGTGATCAGCCTGATTTCAGCGATCGGTGTGATCGGCGCGTTTCATGCCGGTGTACGTATCGACCGTCAGGGCGCGGCGTTCATCAT comes from the Pseudomonas granadensis genome and includes:
- a CDS encoding sulfite exporter TauE/SafE family protein — encoded protein: MWLASLFGVVMGMVLGLTGAGGGILAVPALVLGLGWSMTQAAPVALFAVGSAAAVGAIDGLRHGLVRYRAALLIAGLGAVFSPLGIYFAHQLPEKVLMILFSLLMVMVAWRMFRKERQQAGPSDHGHASWGQKNCMLNEQTGRFDWTAKCTATLAALGAVTGVVSGLLGVGGGFLIVPAFKQLTDVQMRGIVATSLMVISLISAIGVIGAFHAGVRIDRQGAAFIIASVVGMIIGRKLCARVPARALQVGFASVCVMVAGYMLLRA